The following are encoded in a window of Aromatoleum petrolei genomic DNA:
- a CDS encoding ExbD/TolR family protein, with protein sequence MNFQRGRKHEAPDINLIPLIDVLLVLIIFLVLTTTYSKVSGLEINLPTADTKAAEVTPSEIVVAVNAAGDVLVNRQPVGDKSINAIAAALGRAVPAGGKDPVVVITADAKAAHQSVIDVMQAAQRAGLPHITFATQSAP encoded by the coding sequence ATGAACTTCCAGCGCGGACGCAAACACGAAGCACCGGACATCAACCTGATCCCGCTAATCGATGTCCTGCTGGTCCTGATCATCTTTCTCGTCCTCACGACGACCTACTCCAAGGTGTCGGGACTCGAGATCAACCTCCCCACGGCCGACACCAAGGCCGCCGAAGTTACGCCCAGCGAGATCGTGGTCGCGGTGAATGCCGCCGGAGACGTTCTCGTCAATCGCCAGCCGGTCGGCGACAAGAGCATCAATGCGATCGCCGCGGCGCTCGGTCGCGCCGTTCCCGCCGGAGGCAAGGATCCAGTCGTGGTCATCACGGCTGACGCCAAGGCCGCGCACCAGAGCGTCATTGACGTAATGCAGGCGGCGCAGCGTGCGGGCCTGCCGCACATCACCTTCGCCACCCAGTCCGCCCCGTGA
- the lpxK gene encoding tetraacyldisaccharide 4'-kinase, giving the protein MARSSPEWWQRRSLVAHLLRPLSALFGALAATRRRRYRSDLRRVERLPVPVIIVGNIAVGGSGKTPVVDWLVRELRAAGWVPGVVSRGYGGQFDGVALVPADGDTSLYGDEPVLLARLTACPVAVGADRPAAARALLARHPECDVIVSDDGLQHYRLARDVELAVVDERTLGNRWLLPAGPLREPVSRLREVDVVIAHGALSAEVRQAIGGTPVFPMRLEGDAFISLRDATSWCQPDAFTGRRVHAVAGIGRPERFFDQLRAMGLDVVPHPFPDHHPFTPADLAFAPGEAKVLTSKDAVKCSAFAPADTWEFPVRAQIPAGAAEHILEKLSHGRQTA; this is encoded by the coding sequence ATGGCGCGCAGCAGCCCGGAGTGGTGGCAACGCCGCTCGCTCGTCGCGCACCTGCTGCGCCCCTTGTCGGCGCTGTTCGGCGCCCTTGCCGCGACGCGTCGTCGCCGCTATCGCAGTGACCTGCGGCGTGTCGAGCGCCTCCCGGTTCCGGTCATCATCGTCGGCAACATTGCTGTCGGCGGCAGTGGCAAGACGCCGGTCGTGGATTGGCTCGTGCGCGAGCTGCGCGCGGCGGGGTGGGTGCCCGGAGTCGTCAGTCGCGGCTATGGCGGCCAATTCGACGGCGTCGCCCTGGTTCCCGCCGACGGCGATACTTCCCTGTACGGCGACGAACCCGTACTCCTCGCGCGCCTGACCGCTTGCCCGGTTGCCGTCGGTGCGGACCGCCCGGCCGCGGCAAGAGCGCTTCTGGCCCGGCATCCCGAGTGCGACGTCATTGTGTCCGACGACGGCTTGCAGCATTACCGCCTTGCTCGCGACGTCGAGCTCGCGGTCGTGGACGAGCGCACGCTCGGCAACCGCTGGCTGCTGCCCGCCGGCCCGCTGCGCGAACCGGTGAGCCGGCTGCGCGAAGTCGATGTGGTGATTGCCCATGGCGCCCTTTCGGCAGAAGTCAGGCAGGCAATCGGCGGTACGCCGGTGTTCCCGATGAGGCTCGAAGGCGATGCCTTCATCTCCCTGCGGGATGCGACGTCTTGGTGCCAGCCCGACGCATTCACGGGGCGCCGCGTGCATGCGGTCGCCGGCATAGGTCGCCCGGAGCGATTTTTCGATCAGTTGCGCGCGATGGGACTCGATGTCGTGCCCCATCCCTTCCCGGATCACCACCCATTCACCCCAGCCGACCTGGCGTTCGCACCGGGCGAGGCGAAAGTCCTGACCAGCAAGGATGCGGTAAAATGCTCGGCTTTCGCGCCTGCCGACACTTGGGAATTCCCGGTCAGGGCACAGATCCCGGCGGGCGCCGCCGAACATATCCTGGAGAAACTGTCGCATGGACGCCAGACTGCTTGA